A window of Nonomuraea angiospora genomic DNA:
GTAGAGGAAGCCGGCGCCCAGCGGCGCGCCCATCCACTTGTGCAGCGAGAAGACGGCGAAGTCGGCGTCGAGGTCGGGGAGGGTGAAGTCGAGCTGCCCCCAGGAGTGCGCGGCGTCCACGATCACGTCGACGCCCCGGCCGCGGGCCATGGACACGATCCGGCGCACCGGCGTGACCAGGCCGGTGCGGTTGTTCATGTGGCTGAGCAGGAGCAGCTTCGCCTTCGGGTGCTCGCGCAGGGCGCGCTCGTAGGTGTCCAGCACCGCCTGGCGGGTCGCGGGCTCGGGCATGACGATCCGCGCGACCTCGGCGCCACGCCGGTCCTTCAGCCAGTTCATGGCGTACTGGCCGCTGTGATAGTCCAGGTCCGCGTACATCACCTGGTCCCCGGGGCGCAGGCGGCGGTAGCCGGAGATCAGGCTCTGCAGGGCCTCGGTGCCGCCCCGGGTGAGCGCGATCTCGTCCCGGGTGACGCCGAGCAGGCCCGCGAGGCGATCGCGGACCCTGTCGGCGGCGGCCTTGTACGTGGTGCGCAGCAGGTGCGAGTTCTGCTCGTTGAGCAGGTCCACGTTGCGGTGGTAGGCCTGCCGTACGGGCTCCGGCATGACGCCGTAGTAGCCGTTCTCCAGGTTGACGAAGTCCGGGCTCACCCGGAACCGGCGGGCGACGGCGGCCCAGAACTCCTCGTCCCGGGCCAGCCGCTCGGCGGTGACGCCGCGCGGGACGGCCGGCGGCCCGGCGACGGCCAGCGCACCGAGCCCGGCGACGACCCGGCGTCTCGACACGGTCATGGCAGACCTCCACCACCTGACGTCAATGGGAAACGCGAATCCCCAGTGTGGCGTCGGCCGCCGCGCAATGCGGGTTCATTTCCCCGTGTCGGCGGGAGGTGCGGCGGATTGCCCCGCACTCTCCATAAAGCGCCCCACGGCTTTACCGGAATCTTTGAATTCTCCGGGCGCGACCGGCTGCCTCGCGGGCATTATCACCGGTGATGCTCACGACCCTGACCACCCGTTGCCGCCGTCCGCCCGGCCGGCCGGCGGCGCATGCGGTGCTGGCGCTCGTGCTGCTCCTCGGCGTGGTGTTCGCCCATGGCGGCGCGTGCGCGGCCGTGGAGCTGTCCGAGCCGGTCGCCCACAGCGTCGACCTGAAGGACACGGCCGTCTACAGCGCGCGATGCCTGCACCGCGAGCTGCCGCCGCGCCACCAGCACGGCACCGAGCAGGACTGCTCGGCGACCAACCCGGCCGACACGCCGATCTTCGCGGCGATGTCCACGGCCTCCTCCGCCCCGTCGGCGCAGGCCGCCGCGGCGGCGACGACAGTCCCGGCGCGCGCGGCCCGGGCCGCCGCGCCGTATACCGAAAATCTCTGCGTGATGCGCATATAGGACCGCGACGTCCATCAGCCGTCCCATATCCGTCCGGATTCGCGGCCATTTGACCATGCCGCGAATCGCGCCACTCACTTCGGGGATTCACCAATGTCATCACCAGCTACTTTCGCGCGCCCGCAGAAGACGCCGCCCGCCGGTTTCTCGTCGCTTTCCCTCGCCGTCGGCAATACGCCGCTGGCATTCATCTCAGAGCCGTTCGTACCGGGAGGAGGGTTCTGGGCCAAGCTGGAAGGGTTCAATCCGGGCGGCATCAAGGACCGCCCGGCCCTGCACATGGTGCGCCAGGCGCGGGCCCGCGGGGACCTCCGGCCGGGGGCGACGATCGTCGAGTCCACCAGCGGCACCCTGGGGCTAGGCCTGGCGCTGGCCGGGATCGTCTTCGGCCATCCGGTCGTGCTGGTGACCGACGCCGGCATGGAACCGCTCATGTGCCGGCTGCTCTCCTCCTACGGCGTACGCCTCGAGATCGTCCGCGAGCCGCACCCGGCCGGCGGCTGGCAGGAGGCCCGCCGGGAGCGGGTGCGGCGCCTGCTGGCCGACATTCCCGGCTCGTACTGCCCTGACCAGTACAACAACCCGGACAACGCCGACGCCTACGCGGGGCTCGCCCACGAGTTGCTGAGCCGGTTGCCGCACATCGACACGCTGGTGTGCTCCGTCGGCACCGGCGGGCACAGTGCCGGCATCCACGGCGTGCTGCGCCGCCACTTCCCCCGGCTGAAGCTCGTCGGCGTCGACACCGTCGGCTCGACCATCTTCGGCCAGCCCGCCCGGCCCCGCCTGATGCGCGGGCTCGGCTCCAGCATCCATCCCCGCAACGTCGCCTACGACGCCTTCAGCGAGGTGCACTGGGTCAGCCCGGCCGAAGCGGTCTGGGCCTGCCGCGCCCTGGCCGCCCGCCACTACGTCTCGGGCGGCTGGAGCACGGGCGCGGTCACCCTGGTGGCCCGCTGGCTGGCCCGCACCGCCCCTGACCAGACCGTGGTGGCGATCTTCCCCGACGGGCCGTGGCGCTACTGGAACAGCATCTTCGACGACGACTACTGCCACGCCAACGGCCTGCTCGGCACGGTCCCGGCCGACGAGCCCGACCTCCTGCGCGAGCCGGCCGAGCGGGAGGTGCACCGCTGGACGCGCTGCGCCACCGTGACGGACCCGCTGGCGGGCCGGCGATGAGGGACACGCTGCGGCAGTTCCGCTCCTTCGACCGGCCGATCCAGCTCCTGCAGATCAACCAGGCGGGCATCAACCTCGGCTTCTACATGCTCATGCCCTACCTCGCCCAGCACCTCTCGACCGGCGCCGGCCTGGCCGCCTGGACGATCGGGCTGGTCCTGGGCCTGCGGAACCTGAGCCAGCAGGGCATGTTCCTGATCGGCGGGACCCTGGCCGACCGGCTCGGCCACAAGCCGATGATCATGCTCGGGTGCGCGCTGCGGACCGTCGGATTCGCCCTGTTCGGGCTGACCACCTCGCTGCCCCTGCTGGTCCTGGCCGCCGCCGTGACGGGCTTCGCGGGCGCGCTGTTCAACCCGGCCGCGCGGGCGTATCTGGCCTGCGCGGCCGGGGAGCGCAAGGTCGCCGCCTTCGCCGTGTTCAACGTCTTCTACCAGGGCGGCATCCTGCTGGGCCCGCTGGCCGGCCTCGCCCTGCTGCATACGGGGTTCACCGCCGTGTGCCTGGCCGCCGCGGCGATCTTCGCGGTGCTGACCGTCCTGCAGGGACTGTGCCTCCCGGCCCGGCGTCCTCCCGTGCGGGAGGAGCGGCAGCCGGTGCTGCGGGAGTGGCGGCGGGCGTTCGGGGACCGGGCGTTCGTGTCCTTCGCCGCGGCGATGATCGCCTCGTACGCGCTGTCGTACCAGATGTATCTGGCCCTGCCGCTCGAGGTGCAGCGCCTCGGCGGCGGCGAGGCCGGGGTGATGGCCCTGTACGCCCTCTCGGCGCTGCTCGGCATCGCCGGCCAGGTCCGCCTGACCGCCTGGAGCTCGGCCCGATGGACCCGAGGCCAGGCGATCAGCCGCGGCCTGGCGCTCATGGGGGTCGCCTTCCTGCCGCCCGCGGCGCTCGCCCAGCTCGCGCTGGCGCCGGGGTGGGCGATGGTGCCCGTCGTGTCATGCGTGCTCCTGCTCACGCTGGGCACGCTGGTCGCCTTCCCGTTCGAGATGGCCACCATCGCCGACATGGCGGGAGATCGTCTGATCGGCACCTATTACGGCCTGTACAACCTGCTGTCCGGGCTGGGGATCCTGGCCGGCAACCTCGTGGCCGGCGCCCTGGTGGACACGGCCCGCTCCACCGGGTGGGCCGGCCTGCCTTGGCTGCTCCTGGCCGTCGCGGGGCTGGCCTCCGCCGCGGCGGTCGGGCGGCTGGACCGGCGCGGCCGGCTCTCCCCCACCGGCCGGACCGCCGCGCTCGGCGACCGGCCGCAGGCGGCATCGGGGCGGTAACCTGCCAGGGCACACCTCTACAAGGCCGCCGCCGGCAAGGACGCGTTCGTCGCCGAGGCCATGCGGGCCGCGCTGGACGAGGCGGGCGACGTCTCCGCGGCCGTGCAGCGCTTCGTCGGCACGGTGACGCCGGCCGGGCGCACGGCACGCTGCCGCCGGCCCGCGCTCTCGTCCGGATGGCGGCCTGCGCGCCGGGCCCGGGCCCCGCCTCGTTCGCCCTGGCCGCCGGCGGGGTGACCGGGCGCCGCGCCGCGCCCGGTCGGGCGGCTGGCCGTCAGCGCTCGATGAACACCGGGTTGGAGTAGAACCACAGGTCGGCCCACGGGTCGGAGCCGTGCGGGTCGGGCTGGGGCTCGAGCTCGTCGGTGTTGGTGCCGCGGACGCGTACGTACATGGGACCGTCGATGTCGCGCAACGTGTGCCGGACGACGATCTCGTCACCGTCGCGCCGCCACTGGCCGGCGCCGTAGCGGGCCTCGACCTTGGTGGTGGGGTTGGTGTCGGAGGAGCGGTCCTTGGCCGGGCCGGTGACCCGGCCGGTGACGATGTCGACCCGCTTCACCTGCGGGCGCTCGCCCTTGGCGTTGGCCGTACGGGGCACGCGGAAGCGGACCTCGACCTCGGCGTCACGGTCGCGGCCGCGCAGCGTGAGGGTCTCGCCGACGCTGACGGTGTTGCCCTCGGCCTGGCCCTGCGCCTGACCGGCGCGGGAGACCGTGAGGTCGAGCTGGTCGATCAGGTCGCCGATGACGACGAAGATCCGGCCGCTGCGCAGCCCGTCGAGGATGTCGGCGTAGTCCCAGCCGGCGTGCACGTACGTCTTGGAGTACTCGCCCGGCCAGAAGTCGCTGCCGCCCTCGCTGTAGTGCCGGTGGGAGTCGGACGTGGAGGTGATCCACCAGCGGCGTCCCTCGCCCAGCAGCGAGTCCCACAGGCCGCCGAGCCGGGCGGTCATCTGGTCGAAGCCACCCATCGTGGGGTAGTTGCCGTAGCCGCCGCGCTCGCCGTCCGGGTCGATGCTGCCGTCCTTCCTGAGCGAGCCGGCCTGGTGGCCGGGGGCGCCCTCGAAGCCGTGCGCGATCTCCGGCGCGGTGTCGTTCCAGTTGCGGAACTCCGCGGGGGTGTCCTGGCCGTAGACGCCCAGCCCGGTGGCGGAGCGGGCGGGGTGGTTGGCGAACAGCAGCGGCTTGTGCGGGAGCTGCCGCATCACGCGCAGCGCCTCCAGCATCTTCTGCTCGGTGTCGAACGACGGGTCCGCGGGGAACGGGTCCCGCTTGGAGAAGCGGCTCTCCAGCTGGAAAAGGATGTCGCGCTCGGTGGACACCTTCGGGATGATCAGGCTGGAGTGGTCGGCCGCGGGCGTGTCCAGCTCCATGCCGTAGAACTGCAGCACCCGCGGCACGGACCGGCGCGCCTCCAGCAGGCTCGGGTACCTCTGCTCGGCGTCCAGCTTGGAGTGCAGCGGGCCCCCGTGGTCGGTCGACACGATCCAGGCGAGGCCGAACTGCTGCGCGTGCGTGGCGTTGACCGACAACGGGTAGATCGCGTCCCCGCCGATGATCGGCTTGGGCGGGGTGGTGGAGTTGTCGTACCCCACGCTGAACTCGCTGTGCACATGGTGGTCGCCGGGCAGCCAGCGCCGGCGGCCCGCGCCGGGCCGCCGGTCGTCGGCCCAGGCCGGACCGGTCAGGCCGCCGACGGCGACCGCGCCGACCAGTCCACCGGTGACGGCGAGCAGCCGCCGTCGTGTCACGAGCTCGTTCTCTGGAGAAGCGGACATCGAGGATAGTTCCTCTCAAAAGGGCGCTATAGGTCCGCACGAGTCCATCCGTCACACGTGACGCGCCATCAACGGGTCCCCGGCCTCGAGAAGAACAGTCGGAGACCGGCGGCTGCCCGATTCAGGTCTTCCCGAAGGCGGGCATTGCGGTCTACGTTCTCCTAATGCCGCCGATTCGGGCACAATGCACCGATTCCTGCGAGTCAGAAGGAGCTCATATGCGCATCACCTCGCGCCGAGGTGCGTACCGCGTCCTCACCGTGGCAGCGGCGCTCGCCTTACCCCTCGCGCTCGTCCCCGCCGCGGCGCAGGCAGACCCGGCGCCGAACGTGACGCAGAAGAAGCTGATCGACTCCATCACCGCGCCCGCCGTCAAGAAGCACCTGCAAGCCCTGCAGACCATCGCCGACGCCAACGGCGGCAACCGGGCGGCCGGCACGAGCGGGCACGCGGCCTCGCGCGACTACGTCGTGGGCAAGCTCAAGAAGGCCGGCTACACCGTGACCGTGCAGCCGTTCGACTTCGCCTACTTCGAGGAGAAGTCGACCGCCCTGATGGAGCGGACCTCCCCCAACCCGCGGGTCTTCACCCCGACCCCGCCCGACGGCTCCACGACCGGCGAGTTCGCCACCATGACCTACTCCGGCTCGGGCGAGGTGACCGGGACCCTGCAGAACGTCGACCTGGTCCTGCCGCCCGGCCCGACGCCCAGCAGCTCGAACTCCGGCTGCGAGGCCGCCGACTTCGCCGGCTTCACCGCCGGCAACATCGCCCTGCTCCAGCGCGGCACCTGCGACTTCGTCGTCAAGGCGCGCAACGCCCAGGCCGCCGGAGCCGCCGCCGCGATCATCTTCAACGAGGGCCAGCCCGGCCGCACCGACACCCTGCTCGGCAACCTCGGCGAACCCGTGTCGATCCCCGTCCTGGGCACCAGCTTCGCCGTCGGCCAGGAACTGGCCTCGGCCACCAGCGTGGTGCACCTCAAGACCGACACCGTCAGCGAGATCCGCACCACCCACAACGTGATCGCCGACTCCAAGTGGGGCGACCCGAACAAGGTCGTCATGTCCGGCGCCCACCTCGACTCCGTGCCGGCCGGGCCCGGCATCAACGACGACGGCTCCGGCAGCGCCGCGACGCTCGCGGTGGCCGAGGCGCTCGGCAAGGTCCCCACCCGCAACAAGCTCCGCTTCGCCTGGTGGAGCGCCGAAGAGCTGGGCCTGCTCGGCTCCATCCACTACGTGGAAACCCTGCCGGCCGCCGACCTGGCCAAGATCAAGCTGTACCTCAACTACGACATGATCGGCTCCCCCAACTACGCGTTCAAGATCTACGACGGTGACGACAGCGACGCCGAGGGCGCGCCCGCCGGCCCGCCCGGATCCGACGAGATCGAGAAGCTCTTCGAAAAGTACTTCGACACGCTGCGCCAGGGCCACAACGGGACCGACTTCGACGGCCGCTCCGACTACGGACCGTTCATCGAGACCGGCATCCCGGCGGGCGGGCTGTTCACCGGCGCCGAGGGCATCAAGACCGCCGAAGAGGCCGCGCTGTTCGGCGGCACCGCCGGCGAGCCGTACGACCCCTGCTACCACCAGGCCTGCGACACCATCGTCAACATCAGCGACAAGGCGCTCGCGCTGAACACCGGCGCCATCGCCACGGCGACCGTCGTCTACGGCTTCACCTCCGACCTGCCCGGCCCCGACACCCGCGCGGCGGCCACCACCAAGCGCGCCGCCACCAGCACCGGCGCCGACCTCCAGGGCCGGTCGAAGGGCTGAGCGAACGGGCTCACCGTCCCCAGGCCGAGCGAGGCCGTCCTGGGGGCGGCGCCTCACTCCAGCGAGGCGAACGGTGACGCCGCCGCGGAGGACGCCGTCACCGGGGCTTCGGAGGAGCGGTGCTGCCGCGGACGATGAGCTCCGTGGCGAATTCGACGCGGTGCTGCGGCAGCGGCGTGCCCTGGGCGAGTGCCACCACCATCCTGGCGGCCGCCATGGCCATCTCGGCGAGCGGTTGGCGGATCGTGGTCAGCGGCGGGACGGCCCAGCGGATCGAGGGCAGGTCGTCGAAGCCCACGACGCTGAGGTCGTCCGGGATGCGCAGCCCCAGCTCGTGGGCCGCGCGGTAGACGCCCAGGGCCTCGCCGTCGTTGCAGGTGAAGATGGCGGTGGGCGGGTCGGGCAGGCGCAGCAGCCGATGGGTGCAGGCCAGGCCGTCCTCGATCTGGAAGTCGCCCCGGCAGATCAGCTCCGGGTCCACGGGCACGCGCTCGGCGTCCAGCGCGGCGCGGTAGCCGTCGAGCCGGGCCCGGCTGGACAGGGCGTGGTCGGGGCCGGTGATGACGGCGATCCGGCGGTGCCCGAGCTCCAGTAAGTGCCGGGTGGCCGCGAGCCCGCCGGTCCAGTTGCCCGCGCCGACGGACGGCACCCGGTGACCGGGGTCGCCGGTCGGATCGAGCAGGACGAGGGGGATCTCGCGGCGGGCCAGCCGCTCCCGCTGGAGGTCGGTCAGGCCGGAGAAGACCGCGATGACGCCGGTCGGGCGGTGGCTGAGCACGCCCTCGAGCCAGCCGCTCTCGGGGACGTGGCTGCCCTGCAGCTCGGAGACCGACACGGACAGCTGGTGCTCGCGCGCCACCTGCCCGACTCCCCTGATGATCTCCGTCGGGTATTCGCCCGCGAGTTCGTGGAAGACCAGCTCCACCGCGGCGGCCGGGTCGACCCGTCGCCGCTGTCTGCGGTAGCCGTGCTCGCGGATGAGGCCCTCCACCAGCGCGCGCGTCTCGGGCGCCACCGCCGGGCGGCCGTTGACCACCTTAGAGACCGTCGCCGCGGACACCCCGGCGAGCTGGGCCAGCTCCGCCAACGTCAGCGGCTGTGCGCCGGACTCCCCGGTGGCGGTCATGGCCGTAGTTTAGGGTATCGGCGCGGCCGAGCCGGTGGTGCGGTGCGGCAGGTCCAGCCGCCGAAGCTCGCCCGCGACGGCGCTGCCAACAAAACCCGCGTGAGGCTCATCCAACAGAGCATGAAGCGATTCAAACGGGCCGGATCGGCGATGGCGGCGGGCGCACTGCTGACCCTGGCCGTGTGCGGCCTCCCGGCGTCCGGTGAGGCCACCGCGGTCAGCGCCCAGGGCACGAACCTCGGCCTCACGGCGGTCTCCGCCCGCGGAGAGGGGTCGGCGCCCAAGCGCTGCCGTACCGACGCCCTCTCGGCGCGGCTCGGGCGGCAGGATCCGGGGGCGGGGAACGTGTACGCGCCGCTGGTGCTGACCAACACCTCCGCGCAGACCTGCTGGGTGTACGGCTTCGTCGGGCTGATCATGTTCGACGGCAACGGCGACGCCCTGCGTACGCGGGTGCGCAGGGAGGACATCCGGCCCCAACGGGTGGTGCTGAAGCCGCGCGCCTCCGCCCACGCCCTGCTGCACTGGGTGACGGTGGAGACCGGAGCCGAGAAGCGATGCCCGGCGTCGGCCCGCCTGATGATCATCGCTCCGGACGAGGTGGCCCACCTGGAGATCCCGTTCACGGCGAGGCCGTGCGACGACGGGCGGATCGACGTGCGGCCGCTCGCTCCCGGCGTGCGCCCCTGACACCCCGTTCGCGCCCTCGCCACGGGGGCAGAGACCCAGGGTGCGAGCTCCACCGTCGCCCCGCGTCCGCCGGCCGGTGATGTACCACCATTGGTCGCGGATGACCTTCATCCACTGGCGCTATCCGCCCGCGTGCGTGCAGGCCCTGGTGCCGGACGGCCTGACGGTGGAGACCTTCGACGGGGCGGCGTGGGTCGGCCTCACGCCCTTTCTCATGCGAGGGGTCCGCTTTCCCGGCCTGCCCGCCCTCCCGCGGCTGTCCACCTTCCCGGAGACGAACCTGCGCACGTACGTCCGCGACGCTCGTGGCCGTACCGGGATCTGGTTCCTGTCCCTGGACGCCGGGCGCCTGCCCGCGGCCCTCACCGGCCGCGCCGGCTACGGGCTGCCCTACTTCTGGTCGGACATGTCGGTGGACACCCGGGCCGGCCACACCCGCTACCGCTGCCGCCGGCGCTGGCCGGGCCCGGCCGGCGCGCGGTGCGACGCGGAGGCGGAGCTCGGCGTGCCCCTGGCCGAACGCGAACGCGACGAACTCGCCCACTTCCTGACCGCCCGCCACCGGCTGTTCACCGTCGTCGCCGGCCGGCTGGCCGCCGCGCGGGTGGAGCATCCGCCGTGGCCGCTGCACCGCTCCCGCCTCACCGGCCTGGACCAGGACCTGGTCCAGGCCGCCGGGCTACCCGCCCGCGACGACCCTCCCGTCCTGCACGCCTCCCCCGGAGTGCCGGTACGGGTGGGGATGTGGACCTGGTG
This region includes:
- a CDS encoding DUF4232 domain-containing protein produces the protein MKRFKRAGSAMAAGALLTLAVCGLPASGEATAVSAQGTNLGLTAVSARGEGSAPKRCRTDALSARLGRQDPGAGNVYAPLVLTNTSAQTCWVYGFVGLIMFDGNGDALRTRVRREDIRPQRVVLKPRASAHALLHWVTVETGAEKRCPASARLMIIAPDEVAHLEIPFTARPCDDGRIDVRPLAPGVRP
- a CDS encoding LacI family DNA-binding transcriptional regulator → MTATGESGAQPLTLAELAQLAGVSAATVSKVVNGRPAVAPETRALVEGLIREHGYRRQRRRVDPAAAVELVFHELAGEYPTEIIRGVGQVAREHQLSVSVSELQGSHVPESGWLEGVLSHRPTGVIAVFSGLTDLQRERLARREIPLVLLDPTGDPGHRVPSVGAGNWTGGLAATRHLLELGHRRIAVITGPDHALSSRARLDGYRAALDAERVPVDPELICRGDFQIEDGLACTHRLLRLPDPPTAIFTCNDGEALGVYRAAHELGLRIPDDLSVVGFDDLPSIRWAVPPLTTIRQPLAEMAMAAARMVVALAQGTPLPQHRVEFATELIVRGSTAPPKPR
- a CDS encoding phosphoesterase is translated as MSASPENELVTRRRLLAVTGGLVGAVAVGGLTGPAWADDRRPGAGRRRWLPGDHHVHSEFSVGYDNSTTPPKPIIGGDAIYPLSVNATHAQQFGLAWIVSTDHGGPLHSKLDAEQRYPSLLEARRSVPRVLQFYGMELDTPAADHSSLIIPKVSTERDILFQLESRFSKRDPFPADPSFDTEQKMLEALRVMRQLPHKPLLFANHPARSATGLGVYGQDTPAEFRNWNDTAPEIAHGFEGAPGHQAGSLRKDGSIDPDGERGGYGNYPTMGGFDQMTARLGGLWDSLLGEGRRWWITSTSDSHRHYSEGGSDFWPGEYSKTYVHAGWDYADILDGLRSGRIFVVIGDLIDQLDLTVSRAGQAQGQAEGNTVSVGETLTLRGRDRDAEVEVRFRVPRTANAKGERPQVKRVDIVTGRVTGPAKDRSSDTNPTTKVEARYGAGQWRRDGDEIVVRHTLRDIDGPMYVRVRGTNTDELEPQPDPHGSDPWADLWFYSNPVFIER
- a CDS encoding M28 family metallopeptidase; amino-acid sequence: MRITSRRGAYRVLTVAAALALPLALVPAAAQADPAPNVTQKKLIDSITAPAVKKHLQALQTIADANGGNRAAGTSGHAASRDYVVGKLKKAGYTVTVQPFDFAYFEEKSTALMERTSPNPRVFTPTPPDGSTTGEFATMTYSGSGEVTGTLQNVDLVLPPGPTPSSSNSGCEAADFAGFTAGNIALLQRGTCDFVVKARNAQAAGAAAAIIFNEGQPGRTDTLLGNLGEPVSIPVLGTSFAVGQELASATSVVHLKTDTVSEIRTTHNVIADSKWGDPNKVVMSGAHLDSVPAGPGINDDGSGSAATLAVAEALGKVPTRNKLRFAWWSAEELGLLGSIHYVETLPAADLAKIKLYLNYDMIGSPNYAFKIYDGDDSDAEGAPAGPPGSDEIEKLFEKYFDTLRQGHNGTDFDGRSDYGPFIETGIPAGGLFTGAEGIKTAEEAALFGGTAGEPYDPCYHQACDTIVNISDKALALNTGAIATATVVYGFTSDLPGPDTRAAATTKRAATSTGADLQGRSKG
- a CDS encoding YqjF family protein, with product MTFIHWRYPPACVQALVPDGLTVETFDGAAWVGLTPFLMRGVRFPGLPALPRLSTFPETNLRTYVRDARGRTGIWFLSLDAGRLPAALTGRAGYGLPYFWSDMSVDTRAGHTRYRCRRRWPGPAGARCDAEAELGVPLAERERDELAHFLTARHRLFTVVAGRLAAARVEHPPWPLHRSRLTGLDQDLVQAAGLPARDDPPVLHASPGVPVRVGMWTW
- a CDS encoding MFS transporter, with translation MRDTLRQFRSFDRPIQLLQINQAGINLGFYMLMPYLAQHLSTGAGLAAWTIGLVLGLRNLSQQGMFLIGGTLADRLGHKPMIMLGCALRTVGFALFGLTTSLPLLVLAAAVTGFAGALFNPAARAYLACAAGERKVAAFAVFNVFYQGGILLGPLAGLALLHTGFTAVCLAAAAIFAVLTVLQGLCLPARRPPVREERQPVLREWRRAFGDRAFVSFAAAMIASYALSYQMYLALPLEVQRLGGGEAGVMALYALSALLGIAGQVRLTAWSSARWTRGQAISRGLALMGVAFLPPAALAQLALAPGWAMVPVVSCVLLLTLGTLVAFPFEMATIADMAGDRLIGTYYGLYNLLSGLGILAGNLVAGALVDTARSTGWAGLPWLLLAVAGLASAAAVGRLDRRGRLSPTGRTAALGDRPQAASGR
- a CDS encoding aminotransferase class V-fold PLP-dependent enzyme; its protein translation is MTVSRRRVVAGLGALAVAGPPAVPRGVTAERLARDEEFWAAVARRFRVSPDFVNLENGYYGVMPEPVRQAYHRNVDLLNEQNSHLLRTTYKAAADRVRDRLAGLLGVTRDEIALTRGGTEALQSLISGYRRLRPGDQVMYADLDYHSGQYAMNWLKDRRGAEVARIVMPEPATRQAVLDTYERALREHPKAKLLLLSHMNNRTGLVTPVRRIVSMARGRGVDVIVDAAHSWGQLDFTLPDLDADFAVFSLHKWMGAPLGAGFLYVREQRLGDIDPLYADETYPATDLRSRVHSGTMNVAPFLTVEAALDFHEALGARVKQARLRFLRDRWVRPLRDLPNVEILTPDEPGAYGAITAFRLRGLTTEAANTALADRLMREHRIFTVARTGMSGGGAVRVTPALFTSAADVDRLVAALRDLRES
- a CDS encoding PLP-dependent cysteine synthase family protein; translated protein: MSSPATFARPQKTPPAGFSSLSLAVGNTPLAFISEPFVPGGGFWAKLEGFNPGGIKDRPALHMVRQARARGDLRPGATIVESTSGTLGLGLALAGIVFGHPVVLVTDAGMEPLMCRLLSSYGVRLEIVREPHPAGGWQEARRERVRRLLADIPGSYCPDQYNNPDNADAYAGLAHELLSRLPHIDTLVCSVGTGGHSAGIHGVLRRHFPRLKLVGVDTVGSTIFGQPARPRLMRGLGSSIHPRNVAYDAFSEVHWVSPAEAVWACRALAARHYVSGGWSTGAVTLVARWLARTAPDQTVVAIFPDGPWRYWNSIFDDDYCHANGLLGTVPADEPDLLREPAEREVHRWTRCATVTDPLAGRR